From a single Sinomonas atrocyanea genomic region:
- a CDS encoding amidohydrolase family protein, producing the protein MRTTAGPASDAEIPAYLERLGIPALADIHVHFLPSAMLEKVWAYFDAAEDRYGWPWPIAYRVSEEERLRLARSFGLAAIPALTYPHKPGMAAWLNAWCAEFARRVPDAVHCGTMYPEPDAADYVGHALASGARLFKVHLQVGGFGPDDPLLEPAWALLEDAAVPVVMHAGSKPLPGQFTGPQRVRALLDLHPRLTLVIAHLGMPEYWEFADLAAAYPNVHLDTTMSATDFTERFAPLPDGFPGRLAELADRVVLGSDFPNIPYPPTPTSSPRSRGSASATSGCARSCGTTGPGSSASRSRPRARPAPACAPRRRSGGRGRRS; encoded by the coding sequence GTGCGGACCACTGCCGGCCCGGCCTCGGACGCCGAGATCCCCGCCTACCTGGAACGCCTCGGCATCCCGGCGCTCGCGGACATCCACGTGCACTTCCTCCCGTCGGCCATGCTGGAGAAGGTCTGGGCCTACTTCGACGCGGCGGAGGACCGGTACGGCTGGCCGTGGCCCATCGCCTACCGCGTCAGCGAGGAGGAACGGCTGCGGCTCGCGCGCAGCTTCGGCCTCGCGGCGATCCCCGCGCTCACGTATCCCCACAAGCCGGGCATGGCCGCCTGGCTCAACGCCTGGTGCGCCGAGTTCGCCCGGCGGGTCCCCGACGCGGTCCACTGCGGCACGATGTACCCGGAACCCGACGCCGCCGACTACGTCGGGCACGCCCTGGCCTCGGGGGCACGCCTCTTCAAGGTCCACCTGCAGGTGGGCGGGTTCGGCCCGGACGATCCGCTGCTCGAGCCGGCGTGGGCCCTGCTCGAGGACGCCGCCGTCCCCGTGGTCATGCACGCCGGGTCCAAGCCGCTCCCCGGGCAGTTCACCGGCCCGCAGCGGGTCCGGGCCCTCCTGGACCTCCACCCCCGGCTCACCCTGGTGATCGCGCACCTCGGCATGCCCGAGTACTGGGAGTTCGCCGACCTCGCCGCGGCGTACCCGAACGTGCACCTCGACACCACCATGTCGGCGACCGACTTCACCGAGCGGTTCGCGCCCCTGCCGGACGGCTTCCCTGGCCGCCTCGCGGAGTTGGCGGACCGCGTGGTCCTCGGCTCGGACTTCCCGAACATCCCGTACCCCCCTACGCCCACCAGCTCGCCGCGCTCGCGCGGCTCGGCCTCGGCGACGAGTGGATGCGCAAGGTCCTGTGGCACAACGGGGCCCGGCTCCTCGGCCTCGAGGAGCCGGCCGCGGGCTAGGCCCGCTCCGGCTTGCGCCCCACGCAGAAGATCCGGCGGAAGGGGTAGACGGTCGTGA
- a CDS encoding MBL fold metallo-hydrolase → MSTLVKDLGRVTVRRISVSDMDNNVYLITSKSSGAQVLIDAADDLPAIRALLAEGAADAHAPAKLALIATTHQHWDHVRALEGLVEETGAPVAAGRQDVSGIPAPVGMVLDHGDVGTFDGFELTAVHLRGHTPGSIAYVLSEPDSAPLIFSGDSLFPGGVGNTQKDRDRFALLYGDVVERLFGAYPDESEVHPGHGRPTTLGAERPHLAEWKERGW, encoded by the coding sequence ATGAGCACCCTCGTGAAAGACCTCGGGCGCGTCACGGTGCGCCGGATCTCCGTGAGCGACATGGACAACAACGTCTACCTCATCACCTCCAAGTCCTCGGGGGCACAGGTCCTCATCGATGCCGCCGACGACCTTCCGGCCATCCGCGCGCTGCTCGCCGAGGGCGCGGCCGACGCGCACGCCCCGGCGAAGCTCGCCCTGATCGCGACGACGCACCAGCACTGGGACCACGTCCGGGCGCTCGAGGGGCTCGTCGAGGAGACGGGCGCACCGGTCGCCGCGGGCCGGCAGGATGTCTCCGGCATCCCGGCGCCCGTGGGGATGGTCCTCGACCACGGCGACGTGGGCACCTTCGACGGGTTCGAGCTCACCGCCGTCCACCTGCGCGGGCACACGCCCGGATCGATTGCCTACGTGCTGTCCGAGCCCGATTCCGCGCCCCTCATCTTCTCCGGCGACTCCCTCTTCCCCGGGGGCGTCGGCAACACCCAGAAGGACCGCGACCGCTTCGCGCTGCTCTACGGCGACGTCGTCGAGCGTCTCTTCGGCGCCTACCCGGACGAGTCCGAGGTCCACCCCGGGCACGGCAGGCCCACCACGCTCGGGGCAGAGCGCCCGCACCTCGCCGAGTGGAAGGAGCGGGGCTGGTAG
- a CDS encoding GntR family transcriptional regulator, which translates to MAVGDFPGRWRPNAELAVPLFEQLRRRILELVESGSLEVGAKLPSVRALAEELGVAPHTVARAYRELEEAGVLATAGRAGTTVAPRDQRDSELAAAAAAFAGAAAARGCSLEEAVALVTAAYARERPQAG; encoded by the coding sequence ATGGCAGTGGGTGATTTCCCGGGGCGCTGGCGCCCGAACGCGGAGCTGGCAGTGCCGCTCTTCGAGCAGCTTCGGCGGCGCATCCTGGAGCTCGTTGAGAGCGGGAGCCTGGAAGTCGGCGCGAAGCTGCCGTCGGTGCGGGCGCTCGCGGAGGAGCTGGGGGTCGCGCCCCACACCGTGGCGCGCGCCTACCGCGAGCTCGAGGAGGCGGGCGTCCTCGCGACGGCCGGGCGCGCCGGCACCACGGTGGCCCCCAGGGACCAGCGCGACTCGGAGCTGGCGGCGGCTGCGGCGGCGTTCGCCGGCGCCGCGGCGGCCCGGGGGTGCTCGCTCGAGGAGGCCGTGGCCCTCGTGACCGCGGCGTACGCCCGGGAGCGTCCGCAGGCCGGGTGA
- the uvrA gene encoding excinuclease ABC subunit UvrA — protein MPHDQSRLVVKGAREHNLRNVDLDLPRDAMIVFTGLSGSGKSSLAFDTIFAEGQRRYVESLSAYARQFLGQVDKPDVDFIEGLSPAVSIDQKSTSKNPRSTVGTITEIYDYMRLLWARVGRPHCPICHEPVTRQTPQQIVDQLLEMPEGTRFQLLAPVVRGRKGEFVDLFKELAAKGYSRARVDGSLVQLSEPPKLGKQFKHTIEVVVDRLVVKEGIRQRLADSVETALGLAEGRVLADFVDLDEDDDVRLRAFSEHLACPNEHPLAIDEIEPRSFSFNNPFGACPACTGIGTKLEVDVDLVVPDTQLSLSEGVIAPWSLGTATQEYWTRLLAGLADDLGFSMTTPWHSLPEYARDAVLYGKDHKVVVQYRNRFGRERKYSTGFEGAIAYIQRKHLETESDSARDRYEEYMREIPCPECGGARLNPASLSVLVGGRSIADVSRLPLQEARTFLATLELTRREEQIAAQVLKEIDARLRFLLDVGLEYLNLERAAGTLSGGEAQRIRLATQIGSGLVGVLYVLDEPSIGLHQRDNRRLIETLTRLRDLGNTLIVVEHDEDTIHEADWIVDIGPGAGEHGGEVVHSGTLEDLKANTASLTGDYLSGRRSIEVPAKRRKVDRKRQLKIVGAREHNLQGVDVTFPLGVLTAVTGVSGSGKSTLVNDILYKVLANRLNGAKQVAGRHTRIEGLEHLDKVIHVDQSPIGRTPRSNPATYTGVFDHIRKLFAETNEAKVRGYMPGRFSFNVKGGRCEACSGDGTLKIEMNFLPDVYVPCEVCHGARYNRETLEVHYKGKTIADVLSMPIDEAAEFFAAFSPIARHLNTLVDVGLGYVRLGQPATTLSGGEAQRVKLAAELQKRSNGRSAYVLDEPTTGLHFEDIRKLLLVLQSLVEKGNTVITIEHNLDVIKSADWIIDLGPNGGSGGGRIVATGTPEQVSRAEGSYTGMFLAEILGSEG, from the coding sequence ATGCCGCACGACCAGTCCCGCCTCGTCGTCAAGGGGGCGCGCGAGCACAACCTCCGCAACGTCGACCTGGACCTGCCGCGCGACGCGATGATCGTCTTCACCGGGCTCTCGGGTTCGGGGAAGTCCTCGCTCGCGTTCGACACGATCTTCGCGGAGGGCCAGCGCCGGTACGTCGAGTCCCTCTCGGCCTACGCCCGCCAGTTCCTCGGCCAGGTGGACAAGCCCGATGTCGACTTCATCGAGGGCCTCTCCCCGGCCGTCTCGATCGACCAGAAGTCCACGAGCAAGAACCCGCGCTCGACCGTGGGCACAATCACCGAGATCTACGACTACATGCGCCTCCTCTGGGCGCGCGTGGGCCGCCCGCACTGCCCGATCTGCCATGAGCCGGTGACCCGCCAGACCCCGCAGCAGATCGTCGACCAGCTCCTCGAGATGCCGGAGGGCACCCGCTTCCAGCTGCTCGCCCCGGTGGTACGGGGCCGCAAGGGCGAGTTCGTGGACCTGTTCAAGGAGCTCGCCGCCAAGGGCTACTCCCGGGCCAGGGTCGACGGCTCGCTCGTACAGCTCTCCGAGCCGCCCAAGCTCGGCAAGCAGTTCAAGCACACCATCGAGGTCGTCGTCGACCGGCTCGTGGTGAAGGAGGGGATCCGCCAGCGCCTCGCCGATTCGGTGGAGACGGCGCTCGGCCTCGCCGAGGGGCGGGTCCTCGCGGACTTCGTGGACCTCGACGAGGACGACGACGTGCGGCTGCGGGCGTTCTCGGAGCACCTTGCGTGCCCGAACGAGCACCCCCTCGCGATCGACGAGATCGAGCCGCGGTCCTTCTCCTTCAACAACCCGTTCGGCGCGTGCCCGGCGTGCACCGGCATCGGCACGAAGCTCGAGGTGGACGTCGACCTCGTCGTGCCCGACACCCAGCTGAGCCTCTCCGAGGGCGTCATCGCCCCCTGGTCGCTCGGAACCGCGACCCAGGAGTACTGGACTCGGCTCCTCGCGGGCCTCGCCGACGACCTCGGGTTCTCGATGACCACCCCGTGGCACAGCCTCCCGGAGTACGCCCGGGACGCGGTGCTGTACGGCAAGGACCACAAGGTCGTCGTCCAGTACCGCAACCGGTTCGGCCGCGAGCGCAAGTACAGCACCGGGTTCGAGGGCGCGATCGCCTACATCCAGCGCAAGCACCTCGAGACCGAGTCGGACTCCGCCCGCGACCGGTACGAGGAGTACATGCGGGAGATCCCGTGCCCCGAGTGCGGCGGCGCGCGCCTGAACCCCGCCTCGCTCTCGGTCCTGGTCGGCGGCCGCTCCATCGCGGACGTCAGCAGGCTGCCGCTGCAGGAGGCGAGGACCTTCCTGGCCACGCTCGAGCTCACGCGCCGCGAGGAGCAGATCGCCGCGCAGGTCCTCAAGGAGATCGACGCGCGCCTGCGCTTCCTGCTCGATGTGGGCCTCGAGTACCTCAACCTCGAGCGGGCGGCCGGGACGCTCTCCGGTGGCGAGGCCCAGCGGATCAGGCTCGCGACCCAGATCGGCTCCGGCCTCGTCGGCGTCCTGTACGTCCTGGACGAGCCGAGCATCGGGCTGCACCAGCGCGACAACCGCCGCCTGATCGAGACCCTCACCCGCCTGCGCGACCTCGGCAACACGCTCATCGTCGTCGAGCACGACGAGGACACCATCCATGAGGCCGACTGGATCGTCGACATCGGTCCGGGCGCGGGCGAGCACGGGGGAGAGGTCGTCCACTCGGGCACGCTCGAGGACCTCAAGGCGAACACCGCCTCGCTCACGGGTGACTACCTGTCGGGGCGGCGTTCCATCGAGGTGCCCGCCAAGCGCCGCAAGGTGGACCGCAAGCGCCAGCTCAAGATCGTCGGGGCCCGCGAGCACAACCTGCAGGGCGTCGACGTGACCTTCCCCCTCGGGGTGCTCACCGCCGTGACCGGCGTGAGCGGCTCCGGGAAGTCCACGCTGGTCAACGACATCCTGTACAAGGTGCTCGCGAACCGCCTGAACGGTGCCAAGCAGGTGGCGGGCCGCCACACGCGCATCGAGGGCCTCGAGCACCTCGACAAGGTCATCCACGTCGACCAGAGCCCGATCGGACGCACTCCGCGGTCCAACCCGGCGACCTACACCGGGGTGTTCGACCACATCCGCAAGCTCTTCGCCGAGACGAACGAGGCGAAGGTCCGCGGCTACATGCCCGGCCGCTTCTCGTTCAACGTCAAGGGCGGCCGCTGCGAGGCGTGCAGCGGTGACGGCACGCTCAAGATCGAGATGAACTTCCTCCCGGACGTGTACGTCCCCTGCGAGGTGTGCCACGGGGCTCGCTACAACCGCGAGACCCTCGAGGTGCACTACAAGGGCAAGACGATCGCGGACGTGCTGAGCATGCCGATCGACGAGGCGGCCGAGTTCTTCGCCGCGTTCAGCCCGATCGCCCGGCACCTGAACACCCTCGTCGACGTGGGCCTCGGCTACGTCCGGCTCGGGCAGCCGGCCACCACCCTGTCCGGCGGGGAGGCCCAGCGCGTCAAGCTCGCCGCGGAGCTCCAGAAGCGCTCCAACGGCCGCAGTGCCTACGTCCTGGACGAGCCGACCACCGGCCTGCACTTCGAGGACATCCGCAAGCTGCTCCTCGTCCTGCAGTCCCTGGTCGAGAAGGGCAACACCGTGATCACCATCGAGCACAACCTCGACGTGATCAAGAGCGCGGACTGGATCATCGACCTCGGCCCGAACGGCGGCTCCGGCGGCGGCCGGATCGTGGCTACCGGAACGCCCGAGCAGGTCTCGCGGGCGGAGGGCAGCTACACGGGCATGTTCCTCGCAGAGATCCTCGGCAGCGAAGGGTAG
- a CDS encoding HAD hydrolase-like protein produces MTDSPALAIFDLDGTLIDPAGSITGGIAFALQAHGLPVPDGETLSSMVGPPLLESLHRLADVPEETLSAVVHTYRQRYISHGMAESRPYPGIPELLGRLRAEGVHLAVATQKPQNLADRLLRTHGLDVHFHSIHGAPDDETLPPAQDGKAGIVRAALMTNHGRAERSVMIGDRRHDAAGAAANGLPCIGVRWGFAPAGEFASLDLAAAVGDADELGRAIDVVLHRAPEAAAC; encoded by the coding sequence GTGACTGACAGCCCCGCGCTCGCGATCTTCGATCTGGACGGAACCCTCATCGACCCGGCGGGGAGCATCACCGGCGGCATCGCGTTCGCCCTGCAGGCCCACGGACTGCCCGTCCCCGACGGCGAGACGCTCTCGAGCATGGTGGGACCACCGCTCCTCGAGTCGCTGCACCGGCTCGCAGACGTGCCCGAGGAGACGCTCTCGGCGGTCGTGCACACCTACCGCCAGCGCTACATCTCGCACGGGATGGCCGAGAGCCGGCCCTACCCGGGCATCCCCGAGCTGCTCGGCCGCCTCCGGGCCGAGGGGGTGCACCTCGCCGTCGCGACCCAGAAGCCGCAGAACCTCGCCGATCGCCTCCTGCGCACCCACGGACTCGACGTCCACTTCCACAGCATCCACGGCGCCCCCGACGACGAGACGCTGCCGCCTGCCCAGGACGGGAAGGCGGGGATCGTCCGCGCCGCCCTCATGACGAACCACGGCCGGGCCGAGCGCTCGGTCATGATCGGAGACCGGCGGCACGACGCCGCCGGTGCCGCGGCGAACGGGCTCCCCTGCATCGGCGTGCGGTGGGGCTTCGCGCCCGCGGGCGAGTTCGCGTCCCTCGACCTGGCCGCCGCCGTCGGCGACGCAGACGAGCTCGGGCGCGCCATCGACGTCGTGCTCCACCGCGCACCGGAGGCCGCAGCATGCTGA
- a CDS encoding lysophospholipid acyltransferase family protein yields the protein MLIYSMTRQSIRGLIGGLCRPTLTGLENVPESGPFIVASNHLSFLDSVIIQALMPRGVAFFAKAEYFTGKGVKGKLMKAFFEGVGSIPVERGEQAASVAALKTLLDILDEGKGIGIYPEGTRSRDGLLYRGRTGVGWLALTTGAPVVPVGLVGTENLQPADTNSIRPQHFEMRVGEPLWFEKTGPDHSLPLRREATDRIMDAIAALTGQERAAGYNKPPSH from the coding sequence ATGCTGATCTACTCCATGACCCGGCAGAGCATCCGCGGCCTGATCGGCGGCCTCTGCCGTCCCACCCTGACAGGGCTCGAGAACGTGCCCGAGAGCGGCCCCTTCATCGTCGCCTCGAACCACCTCTCGTTCCTCGACTCCGTGATCATCCAGGCGCTCATGCCCCGCGGCGTCGCGTTCTTCGCGAAGGCCGAGTACTTCACCGGCAAGGGCGTCAAGGGCAAGCTCATGAAGGCCTTCTTCGAAGGCGTAGGGTCCATCCCCGTGGAGCGCGGCGAGCAGGCCGCAAGCGTGGCAGCCCTCAAGACGCTGCTCGACATCCTCGATGAGGGCAAGGGGATCGGGATCTACCCTGAGGGGACCCGCTCCCGCGACGGCCTGCTCTACCGCGGCCGGACCGGCGTCGGCTGGCTGGCGCTCACCACCGGTGCCCCCGTGGTCCCCGTCGGGCTCGTCGGCACGGAGAACCTCCAGCCCGCCGACACGAACTCCATCAGGCCCCAGCACTTCGAGATGCGCGTGGGCGAGCCGCTGTGGTTCGAGAAGACCGGCCCGGACCACTCGCTCCCGCTCCGGCGCGAGGCCACCGACCGGATCATGGATGCCATCGCGGCCCTCACCGGGCAGGAGCGGGCGGCCGGCTACAACAAGCCGCCCTCGCACTAG